A portion of the Cellulophaga algicola DSM 14237 genome contains these proteins:
- a CDS encoding formylglycine-generating enzyme family protein encodes MKFLLPLLAALLFLNIQCKEQTKKEQLNEEEHTSLKTPKKEELVKLVIEKPADATVPEGMVWIPGGAFQQGAVPQDKMAMDHEKPSHKVQVDGFFMDISEVTNAQFAKFVKETGYITVAEREIDWEEMKTQLPEGTPKPHDSILKPGALIFKKTKKSVPNLYDFSQWWEWKIGADWKHPNGPKSSIVGKDNEPVVQVSYEDALAYCTWAGRRLPTEAEWERAARGNHAETIYFWGDDVDKLATMANTWEGEFPVNNSKLDGFERRASVMSYPANDFGLYDMAGNVWEWTTDWYSTNYFKEVANDMVLAKNPQGPTKTYNPNNPYAIEKVIKGGSFLCSASYCASYRISSRMGSSPDSGAEHVGFRTVATPKMLVKN; translated from the coding sequence ATGAAGTTCTTATTACCTCTACTTGCAGCCTTACTCTTTCTAAATATTCAGTGTAAAGAGCAAACGAAAAAAGAACAGCTAAATGAGGAAGAACATACTTCATTAAAAACTCCAAAAAAAGAAGAACTTGTAAAATTAGTGATTGAAAAACCGGCAGATGCTACTGTTCCAGAAGGCATGGTTTGGATTCCAGGGGGTGCTTTTCAGCAAGGGGCTGTACCTCAGGATAAAATGGCAATGGATCATGAGAAGCCCAGCCATAAAGTACAGGTAGATGGTTTCTTTATGGACATATCTGAAGTTACCAATGCTCAGTTTGCAAAATTTGTAAAAGAAACGGGATATATTACAGTTGCTGAACGAGAAATTGATTGGGAAGAAATGAAAACACAACTTCCTGAAGGAACACCAAAACCACACGACTCTATTTTAAAGCCTGGAGCTTTAATTTTTAAAAAGACAAAAAAATCAGTTCCTAATTTATATGATTTTTCGCAATGGTGGGAATGGAAAATTGGAGCAGATTGGAAACACCCAAATGGACCAAAAAGTTCTATTGTAGGAAAAGATAATGAGCCCGTAGTGCAGGTTTCTTATGAAGATGCTTTAGCGTACTGTACGTGGGCAGGAAGAAGATTACCGACAGAAGCAGAATGGGAGCGAGCAGCACGGGGAAACCATGCAGAAACTATATATTTTTGGGGTGACGATGTAGATAAATTAGCAACAATGGCAAACACTTGGGAAGGAGAATTCCCAGTTAATAACTCAAAATTAGACGGTTTTGAGCGTAGAGCATCAGTAATGTCTTATCCTGCGAACGATTTTGGACTGTATGATATGGCAGGAAATGTTTGGGAATGGACAACAGATTGGTATAGTACAAACTATTTTAAAGAAGTAGCGAATGATATGGTATTAGCCAAGAATCCTCAGGGCCCTACTAAAACATACAACCCAAATAATCCATATGCCATAGAAAAAGTAATTAAAGGGGGATCATTTTTATGTAGTGCAAGTTATTGCGCAAGTTATAGAATTTCATCAAGAATGGGTTCAAGTCCTGATTCTGGTGCAGAACATGTTGGTTTTAGAACAGTGGCTACTCCAAAGATGCTCGTTAAAAATTAA